One part of the Ziziphus jujuba cultivar Dongzao chromosome 2, ASM3175591v1 genome encodes these proteins:
- the LOC107418612 gene encoding uncharacterized protein LOC107418612 isoform X1, whose protein sequence is MLGTGLQFGTVRGEESIYIPVKARKNYNQQKQGRKPKSEKNENPDTNSKMVASDNRSPKEASNSSKKQLLEPSITPTGNLDRLLESTTPLVPAQYFSKTTMRGWRTCDVEFQPYFTLNDLWESFKEWSAYGAGVPLVLDKSDSVVQYYVPYLSGIQLYGESSVRSDSKSRQASEDSDGDYYRDSSSDGSSDYEVGKIMKISMEQQHLHHLTSEAPFRMGRLSIHDENSALQEGFSSDEGDARNSRGVLLFEYLERDPPYSREPLADKISDLACRYPGLKTLRSCDLLPASWFSVAWYPIYRIPMGPTLKDLDACFLTYHSLSTPVAGSGSGQAPVVVYPSEMDGVPKLSLSVFGMASYKFKGSVWIQNGISECQLANSLMQAADNWLRLLQVKQPDFQFFASHGMYCR, encoded by the exons ATGTTGGGAACTGGGTTACAGTTTGGAACTGTTCGCGGTGAGGAAAGCATTTACATTCCTGTGAAAGCAAGAAAGAACTACAATCAACAAAAACAAGGACGAAAACCCAAAAGTGAAAAGAATGAAAACCCAGATACGAACAGCAAAATGGTGGCTTCTGATAATAGGAGCCCCAAGGAAGCTTCAAACTCATCTAAAAAACAGCTTTTGGAGCCATCAATAACACCTACTGGTAACCTTGACAGATTATTAGAATCTACCACACCTTTAGTTCCGGCTCAGTATTTCTCCAAG ACGACAATGAGGGGGTGGAGGACGTGTGACGTTGAGTTTCAGCCTTACTTCACATTGAATGATCTTTGGGAATCTTTCAAGGAGTGGAGTGCATATGGGGCAGGAGTGCCTTTGGTCCTTGACAAAAGCGATTCTGTTGTTCAATATTATGTTCCGTATTTATCTGGTATCCAATTATATGGGGAATCTTCTGTCAGGTCGGATTCGAAGTCAAG GCAAGCTAGTGAGGATAGTGATGGTGACTACTATCGGGATTCAAGTAGTGATGGAAGCAGTGATTATGAAGTAGGAAAAATCATGAAGATTTCTATGGAACAGcagcatcttcatcatctaACAAGTGAGGCCCCTTTTAGAATGGGCAGATTATCCATACATGATGAGAACAGTGCTTTACAAGAAGGTTTTTCGAGTGATGAAGGGGATGCTAGGAATTCTCGAGGTGTGCTCCTCTTTGAATATCTTGAGCGGGATCCTCCTTATAGCCGTGAACCATTGGCTGACAAG ATATCAGATCTTGCTTGTCGATATCCTGGGTTGAAGACATTAAGAAGTTGTGATTTACTGCCAGCCAGTTGGTTCTCAGTGGCATG gtatcctatttATCGGATACCCATGGGTCCAACCTTAAAAGATTTGGATGCTTGCTTTTTGACATACCATTCCCTTTCCACACCAGTGGCAG GTTCTGGAAGCGGCCAAGCTCCTGTGGTGGTCTATCCCAGTGAGATGGATGGTGTTCCAAAGCTTTCCTTGTCTGTTTTTGGAATGGCTTCATACAAATTCAAAGGATCTGTGTGGATACAAAATGGGATAAGCGAGTGTCAACTGGCAAATTCCCTCATGCAGGCTGCAGACAACTGGCTTAGACTGCTTCAGGTGAAGCAACCCGACTTCCAGTTCTTTGCTTCCCACGGCATGTACTGCAGGTGA
- the LOC107418612 gene encoding uncharacterized protein LOC107418612 isoform X2 has translation MLGTGLQFGTVRGEESIYIPVKARKNYNQQKQGRKPKSEKNENPDTNSKMVASDNRSPKEASNSSKKQLLEPSITPTGNLDRLLESTTPLVPAQYFSKTTMRGWRTCDVEFQPYFTLNDLWESFKEWSAYGAGVPLVLDKSDSVVQYYVPYLSGIQLYGESSVRSDSKSRQASEDSDGDYYRDSSSDGSSDYEVGKIMKISMEQQHLHHLTSEAPFRMGRLSIHDENSALQEGFSSDEGDARNSRGVLLFEYLERDPPYSREPLADKISDLACRYPGLKTLRSCDLLPASWFSVAWYPIYRIPMGPTLKDLDACFLTYHSLSTPVAAKAPSEYIIWHVKIQCGLSTSSIEMHL, from the exons ATGTTGGGAACTGGGTTACAGTTTGGAACTGTTCGCGGTGAGGAAAGCATTTACATTCCTGTGAAAGCAAGAAAGAACTACAATCAACAAAAACAAGGACGAAAACCCAAAAGTGAAAAGAATGAAAACCCAGATACGAACAGCAAAATGGTGGCTTCTGATAATAGGAGCCCCAAGGAAGCTTCAAACTCATCTAAAAAACAGCTTTTGGAGCCATCAATAACACCTACTGGTAACCTTGACAGATTATTAGAATCTACCACACCTTTAGTTCCGGCTCAGTATTTCTCCAAG ACGACAATGAGGGGGTGGAGGACGTGTGACGTTGAGTTTCAGCCTTACTTCACATTGAATGATCTTTGGGAATCTTTCAAGGAGTGGAGTGCATATGGGGCAGGAGTGCCTTTGGTCCTTGACAAAAGCGATTCTGTTGTTCAATATTATGTTCCGTATTTATCTGGTATCCAATTATATGGGGAATCTTCTGTCAGGTCGGATTCGAAGTCAAG GCAAGCTAGTGAGGATAGTGATGGTGACTACTATCGGGATTCAAGTAGTGATGGAAGCAGTGATTATGAAGTAGGAAAAATCATGAAGATTTCTATGGAACAGcagcatcttcatcatctaACAAGTGAGGCCCCTTTTAGAATGGGCAGATTATCCATACATGATGAGAACAGTGCTTTACAAGAAGGTTTTTCGAGTGATGAAGGGGATGCTAGGAATTCTCGAGGTGTGCTCCTCTTTGAATATCTTGAGCGGGATCCTCCTTATAGCCGTGAACCATTGGCTGACAAG ATATCAGATCTTGCTTGTCGATATCCTGGGTTGAAGACATTAAGAAGTTGTGATTTACTGCCAGCCAGTTGGTTCTCAGTGGCATG gtatcctatttATCGGATACCCATGGGTCCAACCTTAAAAGATTTGGATGCTTGCTTTTTGACATACCATTCCCTTTCCACACCAGTGGCAG CCAAGGCACCTTCAGAGTATATTATCTGGCATGTCAAAATTCAATGTGGCTTGTCCACTTCATCAATTGAAATGCATTTGTAA
- the LOC107418598 gene encoding kinesin-like protein NACK1, giving the protein MTVRTPGTPSSKIDRTPVSTPGPRAREEKIVVTVRLRPLSKREQLAKDQVAWECIDDNTIVYKPPSQDRLTTTQASSFTFDKVFGPNSVTETVYEDGVKNVALSALMGINATIFAYGQTSSGKTYTMRGITEKAVNDIYNHIMNTTERDFTIKISGLEIYNENVRDLLNSESGRNLKLLDDPEKGTVVEKLVEETASDDKHLRQLIGICEAQRQVGETALNDNSSRSHQIIRLTIESTVRENSDRVRSFVASLNFVDLAGSERASQTHADGARLREGCHINLSLMTLTTVIRKLSVGKRSGHIPYRDSKLTRILQHSLGGNARTAIICTLSPALSHVEQSRNTLYFASRAKEVTNNAHVNMVVSDKQLVKHLQKEVARLEAELRTPEPSKEKDMKIQQMEMEIEELRRQRDLAQSQVDELRRKLREDEQVTNPFESLQPSVKKCLSFTGALSTKLDGKELGRVDRARNTILRQSMRQSSAAPFTLMHEIRKLEHLQEQLGEEANRALEVLQKEVACHRLGNQDAAETIAKLQLEIREMRAVRSDPKEVEVGSVVPTNKSVSANLKDEITRLHSQGSTIADLEEQLENVQKSIDKLVMSLPSKYQQSNTDASPKTKKELKKKKLSPLASSNVANRANFIRSPCSPLSTSRQVLDSEIENRAPENDDIVSTDTLPESEKETPTKNEESGDVSSKECTPGYRRSSSVNMKKMQKMFQNAAEENVRSIRAYVTELKERVAKLQYQKQLLVCQVLELEANESAGYNLENDENSCEPELPQVSWQITFKEQRQQIIELWDLCYVSIIHRTQFYLLFKGDPADQIYMEVELRRLTWLQQHLAELGNASPAHAGDEPTISLSSSVRALKREKEFLAKRLTSRLTAEERDALYMKWGVPLEGKQRKMQFVNKLWVDPHDPKHIQESAEVVAKLVGFCEGGNMSKEMFELNFVLPSGRRPWIMDWNQISNLLHL; this is encoded by the exons ATGACAGTGAGGACTCCCGGAACACCATCTTCAAAAATCGACAGGACACCAGTTTCAACCCCAGGGCCAAGAGCAAGAGAAGAGAAGATTGTGGTTACAGTGAGGTTGAGGCCTCTAAGTAAAAGGGAACAATTGGCCAAAGACCAAGTAGCATGGGAATGCATAGATGATAACACAATTGTTTACAAACCACCGTCTCAGGACCGTTTGACAACAACGCAAGCATCCTCATTTACATTTG ATAAAGTCTTTGGTCCCAATAGTGTAACGGAAACAGTATACGAGGATGGAGTGAAAAATGTTGCTTTGTCTGCTTTGATGGGCATCAATG CTACCATATTTGCTTATGGACAAACTAGCAGTGGGAAGACATATACAATGCGAGGGATAACAGAGAAAGCTGTTAACGACATCTACAATCATATAATGAAT ACCACGGAGAGagattttacaattaaaatttcAGGACTTGAAATATATAATGAGAATGTCAGAGATCTCCTAAATTCAGAATCCGGTCGCAATTTGAAGCTTTTGGATGATCCAGAG AAAGGTACTGTGGTTGAGAAATTGGTAGAGGAAACAGCTAGTGATGATAAGCATTTGAGACAGTTGATCGGTATTTGTGAAG CACAAAGACAAGTTGGAGAAACCGCTTTAAATGATAACAGCTCGCGGTCACACCAGATAATAAGGCTG ACAATAGAAAGTACTGTCCGTGAGAACTCGGACCGTGTGAGGTCTTTTGTTGCAAGCCTG AACTTTGTGGACCTAGCTGGAAGTGAAAGAGCTTCACAAACACATGCTGATGGTGCTAGGCTCAGAGAAGGTTGCCATATTAACCTTAGCTTGATGACACTCACAACTGTAATCAGAAAGCTCAG TGTGGGAAAAAGAAGCGGGCATATACCATATAGAGACTCAAAGCTCACTCGCATACTGCAGCATTCACTTGGTGGGAATGCACGCACTGCTATCATATGCACCTTGAGTCCAGCACTGTCCCATGTTGAACAATCTAGAAATACTCTTTATTTTGCCAGCCGTGCAAAGGAAGTAACAAATAATGCCCATGTCAACATG GTTGTCTCAGACAAGCAGCTAGTGAAACATCTGCAAAAAGAAGTAGCCAGGCTGGAAGCAGAGCTGCGGACACCTGAAccatcaaaagaaaaagatatgaaGATTCAGCAG ATGGAAATGGAAATTGAAGAACTGAGACGCCAAAGAGATCTTGCTCAATCTCAAGTGGATGAATTACGCAGAAAACTAAGGGAAGATGAGCAG GTTACAAACCCATTTGAGTCACTCCAACCGTCTGTGAAGAAGTGTCTCTCTTTTACTGGTGCTTTATCAACAAAACTTGATGGCAAGGAGTTAGGCCGTGTAGATAGAGCAAGAAATACAATTTTAAGGCAGTCAATGAGGCAGTCATCCGCTGCTCCTTTCACCCTTATGCATGAGATTCGCAAACTTGAACACCTGCAGGAGCAGCTTGGAGAAGAAGCAAATCGGGCCCTTGAAGTACTACAAAAAGAAGTTGCTTGTCATAGACTAGGTAACCAAGATGCTGCTGAAACAATTGCTAAGCTACAATTAGAAATAAGGGAAATGCGTGCTGTCCGGTCAGACCCAAAAGAAGTTGAAGTTGGAAGTGTAGTTCCTACCAACAAAAGTGTCAGTGCTAATCTCAAGGATGAGATTACCAGACTTCATTCTCAGGGCAGCACTATTGCCGATCTTGAGGAACAACTTGAAAATGTTCAGAAATCTATTGACAAATTGGTGATGTCTCTTCCAAGCAAGTACCAACAGTCTAACACTGATGCATCTCCCAAGACCAAGAaggaattgaaaaagaaaaagttaagtCCTTTGGCTTCAAGTAATGTTGCTAATCGGGCAAATTTCATCAGATCCCCTTGCTCGCCTCTATCAACTTCTCGGCAAGTTTTGGATTCTGAGATAGAAAACAGAGCTCCTGAGAATGATGATATTGTGTCAACTGACACTCTACCAGAGTCTGAGAAGGAGACTCCAACAAAGAATGAAGAATCAGGAGATGTCTCATCAAAGGAATGCACTCCAGGGTATCGACGTTCCAGTTCAGTAAACATGAAGAAAATGCAGAAGATGTTCCAGAATGCAGCAGAGGAGAATGTAAGAAGTATAAGAGCATACGTCACAGAATTGAAAGAAAGGGTGGCCAAACTCCAATACCAAAAGCAGCTACTCGTTTGTCAG GTTCTGGAATTGGAGGCAAATGAATCAGCAGGGTACAATTTAGAGAATGACGAGAACTCCTGTGAACCGGAGCTGCCTCAAGTCTCATGGCAAATAACTTTCAAGGAGCAAAGGCAGCAGATTATTGAGCTCTGGGACTTGTGTTATGTGTCTATCATTCATAGGACacagttttatttgttattcaaGGGTGACCCAGCTGATCAAATCTACATGGAAGTGGAGCTTAGGCGGTTGACATGGTTGCAGCAGCACCTGGCAGAACTTGGGAATGCAAGCCCTGCTCATGCGGGAGATGAGCCTACAATATCTCTATCGTcaag CGTTAGAGCATTGAAACGTGAAAAGGAGTTCCTTGCAAAGAGGTTAACCTCGCGTTTGACTGCAGAGGAAAGGGATGCGTTGTACATGAAATGGGGTGTACCACTTGAAGGGAAGCAAAGGAAGATGCAGTTTGTGAACAAACTTTGGGTAGACCCTCATGATCCAAAGCATATACAGGAAAGTGCTGAAGTAGTGGCAAAACTTGTTGGGTTCTGTGAAGGAGGTAACATGTCTAAGGAGATGTTTGAACTCAATTTTGTTCTTCCATCTGGTAGGAGACCATGGATTATGGACTGGAACCAAATATCTAACCTTCTTCATTTGTGA